CTAAAGTAATAACAGAAGAAAATGAAAGACCATCAATCATCTCCAAAGAAATTTTGTTGAATGATTTTTGGTCGTACTTTTTTGGAGCTTCCCATTTTAATCTCATTGCTTCCAAAGCAATTACGCGCATTGCTTTTTCCAGATTAGTTTTTTCGTTTTGGTTGAGATTTTTTTCGATTTTTGCTCTTGAAACCTTGAAATTTTGCTCGTTTTTTCCATCAAATTTTTCTTGGCAGCTAAATGAAATAAGGGATATAAATAGCAATACGATAATAGATTTTAATTGTTTAAAGAAGGGTTTGTTTTTCATTGTAAAATACTTAATCTGCTTGTTGAATAATTTCGTTTAAAAATTTAGAATAATCAAAATTATCAAAGCCTACTGGTGATTTGAGTTTTATATCGTAAGATTTTGCTGTTGACGGCATATCGTCTTCCATTGTATGAATAGTAGTTTCTTCAAGTGTGCCAGTGTTTTGATTTTTAGGCTTATAAATATATTCAGTATGTGAACCGGCTCCCATAAAATAACCAGTAAATTCGTGTAATTGCAAATCGTTATTTTTGAAAAGGAATTCAAAAGAAATATGCCCGTTAGGACCAATAGAACTTAAGTCAATTACAATTTTATTTTTTTCGATGGACACATCTTCCACATCAAAAGTTTTATAATTATCAGTATTATATTCAGGTGGCATTATAGTATAACTTTTTTTGTATAACTCAAAACCTTCCTTTTTGCCCAATAAAATTAGGGTAACACGTCCAAGAGATTTGTCTTCTTCGCCTTCCTGCAGAATCAAAACTTTATCTTTAAAATCATCCTGATTAAGAAGTCCAACAGCCTCATACTGGATTATATAATTATAGTCTTCTAAAAATTCAGTTATTTCGGGACCTAATGTATCTTTTTTTATCACTACTGATTCCGGTACAGTTGTCTGCTTATCCGATGATTTTAATACAGATTTCTTTTTTACATTATTGTCTGAAGATTGCCCGTTCTGACAAGCATAAGCAAATATTAATAAGCACAAAGAGATATTAATTTTAAAGTTTTTGCAGATCATGATTTTGAGTAAAAAGCAATATTATTATATACAATATTAGAGAAAAAAAGATTGAATGTTCAGGTAGATATAAATTCGCAGTAAACTGAGACAGATTTGATACTATTCTTTTTAAATGCGTTGCAATGATTTATAGTTGTACAGCATTTGGAATGATGATCTTAGAGAAAAAAAAATCAGGAAATACAGCTTGCTTTAGGCATTAAAATAAAAAGTATATATTCGTGTTGTAGATTTTACTCCAGTAAAAATCATTTTCGGGGCAATAATTTATTTAACCACTATTTTATATGAACCAAATACGAACCTTGATTATAGAAGATGAACCGGCGATAAGAAAAGAATTGCAGTGGTTGGTTTCACAAGAAGAATCCTTAAAGTTAGAAGCAGTGGCCGGTTCTGTAAAAGAGTCATTGCAAATCATAAAAAACACAGAGCTTGATTTAATTTTAATGGATATTCAATTGACAGACGGTACTGCATTTGATATATTGAATCAGTTAGAACAGCCTTCTTTTCATATTATTTTTATCACAGCTTATAATCATTTTGCCATAAAAGCGATTAAGTATGGTGCACTGGATTATCTTTTAAAACCAATTGATAGCGATGAATTTGCAGCTGCAATCCAAAAAGTCAGCAAAGTCAAGCAGATTGATTATCTCAGACAAATTAATTTTTTGAAAGAATATAGTGTTTCAAAATCTATTGATATGAACTCCAGTATTTGTATCACGTCTTTAGACTGTATGCAGATAGTCCGGTTGAATGAAATTGTACATCTTTCAGGTGAAGGATCTTATACCCAAATTCATCTTGAAAGTAAAAAAATAGTAACTGCTTCTAAACCTTTAAAATACTATGAAGATATCCTGCCTGGCGATTTTTTTATAAAAACACACCAGTCCTATATTGTCAACAAAAACTTTATTGACAAATACATGAAAACGGGTATAATCATTATGAAGAATTCTTCTGAAATTCCTGTTGCAACTCGTAGAAAAGAGTTTGTGATGGATCATTTAAATCCTTTGAGATAATGAGCAAAACGGTATGGTTTGTATTGCTGATCTTATTTTCATGCCAGCAGAAATCGGAAAAAGTAGTGATACATCCGGAAAAAATGCTGGAAAAAATACAAGTAATCAGTGATAGTCTGGATCAAAGTCCCCAAAGTGATAAACTTGTTTTTTGGTCCGGCAGGCTAAAAGAAAAAGAGTATTCAAAAACAGGCCCGGCTTTAGCTTTTATACATTACAATCTTGCTAAAAATTTTGCAAAGACTAGTATTGACAGCTCTAAAAAGCATATCAATATTGCTTTAAATTTAATCGAAAAGGAAAAAGAATTTAATGCACTTAAATTTACGATTTACAATGGTGCTGGTTTAATATCGGAACACGAAGGGAAGTTTTATCAATCGATCTATTATTTCAATAAATCGGCTGCTATAATCATGAGTGACGATTCGCTTCAATGCAAACCATTAGCAAAAGTGATTTGCTTACTTAATGCGGCTCAGGATAATAATAAAATTAGCCAGTATCCAAAATCTATTGAGCAGAATCAGCTTGCTTTGAAAATTCTAAAAAAGCTGCCGGAAGATCATTACAAATACAATTTCAGGGCATATTCGCAATTGTTTACAGCCTGCGAAGAAAGTAATACCTATAAGTCAGATTCGCTACTTTTTTATATTAAAAAACTAAAGCAAATTTCTGTAAAAACAAATGATCCTATGCAAATTAGATTTACCAATGAGCATATGGCACATTATTACACATTGAGTAACAGATATAATCAAGCGATACATTATTACAATTTGGTAAAACAATATGATGCAGGAATTTTATTAGCCGATCCAGAAAATCCAATCGCGATTAAAAACCTATACACCACTATAGCCAATCTTATTGATTTGCATGTTCAGACCAAACAATTTACTGATGCAGAAGACCTAATTAAGCAGGCAGATAAAATAGAAGAACAGCATTTGCAGATATTATCTTATTATGAAAAGAGCCTTAATAAAAAAGCAAAAATGCATTATTATTTAGCCAAAGGAGATAATTTTAAAGCTCAAAATGAAGCCAATCAGGTATTAGAATTAAAAGATAATATCCTGAGAAATTCGGGTATTCAGGCTACAGAAGAAATGGCCACGATTTACGAGCTCCAAGCCAAAGACAAGTCTATTTATGGGCTTAATAAAACAATTGATTATACTACAAATCGTCTGGAGCACAATAAACTACTATTGTTTATTGTTGGATTACTGGCGTTGCTGGCAGTTTCATGGATATTTCTGCTTTATTTTTTCCAAAGGCAAAAAAGACAAAAGCAGGAAAAAGAGAAAATTTTACTGCAACAGCAATTGCTTAGAACACAAATGGAACCTCATTTTATCTTCAATACGTTATCAGCATTGCAAAGTTTTATCAGGTTTGACGAGAAGGATAAATCAATAAAGTATTTAAGTCAATTCAGTAAATTACTCCGAAGCTCTTTAGAATTAAGCCGAAAAAATTATGTTCCGCTTGACCAGGAACTTGAGGCTATAGAGAACTATTTGAGCTTGCAGCAAATGCGTTTTGAATATGCATTTATTTACGAGATAATAACACCAGATACAGATACTACGGCAGTATTAATTCCTCCTATGCTCATTCAGCCCTTCGTCGAAAATGCCATTATCCACGGTATTAGCAATCACTCTGATAAGGGATCAATAATAATAGAAATCCTTTCGCAGGAAAATCAATTGCTGGTAAAAATTACTGATAATGGAAAAGGATATCAGGACAAACCAAATATAGAGGTTGATCATCAGTCGTTATCGGGTATTATAGCCCGGGAACGTTTGGAGATTTTGGCCC
The sequence above is drawn from the Flavobacterium sp. N2038 genome and encodes:
- a CDS encoding LytR/AlgR family response regulator transcription factor — encoded protein: MNQIRTLIIEDEPAIRKELQWLVSQEESLKLEAVAGSVKESLQIIKNTELDLILMDIQLTDGTAFDILNQLEQPSFHIIFITAYNHFAIKAIKYGALDYLLKPIDSDEFAAAIQKVSKVKQIDYLRQINFLKEYSVSKSIDMNSSICITSLDCMQIVRLNEIVHLSGEGSYTQIHLESKKIVTASKPLKYYEDILPGDFFIKTHQSYIVNKNFIDKYMKTGIIIMKNSSEIPVATRRKEFVMDHLNPLR
- a CDS encoding sensor histidine kinase, giving the protein MSKTVWFVLLILFSCQQKSEKVVIHPEKMLEKIQVISDSLDQSPQSDKLVFWSGRLKEKEYSKTGPALAFIHYNLAKNFAKTSIDSSKKHINIALNLIEKEKEFNALKFTIYNGAGLISEHEGKFYQSIYYFNKSAAIIMSDDSLQCKPLAKVICLLNAAQDNNKISQYPKSIEQNQLALKILKKLPEDHYKYNFRAYSQLFTACEESNTYKSDSLLFYIKKLKQISVKTNDPMQIRFTNEHMAHYYTLSNRYNQAIHYYNLVKQYDAGILLADPENPIAIKNLYTTIANLIDLHVQTKQFTDAEDLIKQADKIEEQHLQILSYYEKSLNKKAKMHYYLAKGDNFKAQNEANQVLELKDNILRNSGIQATEEMATIYELQAKDKSIYGLNKTIDYTTNRLEHNKLLLFIVGLLALLAVSWIFLLYFFQRQKRQKQEKEKILLQQQLLRTQMEPHFIFNTLSALQSFIRFDEKDKSIKYLSQFSKLLRSSLELSRKNYVPLDQELEAIENYLSLQQMRFEYAFIYEIITPDTDTTAVLIPPMLIQPFVENAIIHGISNHSDKGSIIIEILSQENQLLVKITDNGKGYQDKPNIEVDHQSLSGIIARERLEILARENKIKTNIEIISNENGTTVLLTLPIKN